One window of the Falco biarmicus isolate bFalBia1 chromosome 2, bFalBia1.pri, whole genome shotgun sequence genome contains the following:
- the RRM1 gene encoding ribonucleoside-diphosphate reductase large subunit: MHVVKRDGRQERVMFDKITSRIQKLCYGLNADFVDPAQITMKVIQGLYSGVTTVELDTLAAETAATLTTKHPDYAILAARIAVSNLHKETKKVFSDVMDDLYNYINPHNGKHSPMVSKETLDIVLANKDRLNSAIIYDRDFSYNYFGFKTLERSYLLKINSKVAERPQHMLMRVSVGIHKNDIDAAIETYNLLSERWFTHASPTLFNAGTNRPQLSSCFLLCMKDDSIEGIYDTLKQCALISKSAGGIGLAVSCIRATGSYIAGTNGNSNGLVPMLRVYNNTARYVDQGGNKRPGAFAIYLEPWHLDIFEFLDLKKNTGKEEQRARDLFFALWIPDLFMKRVETNQDWSLMCPNECPGLDEVWGEEFEKLYESYEKQGRVRRVVKAQQLWYAIIESQTETGTPYMLYKDSCNRKSNQQNLGTIKCSNLCTEIVEYTSKDEVAVCNLASIALNMYVTSEHTYDFKKLAEVTKVIVRNLNKIIDINYYPVPEAERSNRRHRPIGIGVQGLADAFILMRYPFESPEAQRLNQQIFETIYYGALEASCELAKEQGPYETYEGSPVSKGILQYDMWKVTPSDLWDWKALKEKIAKYGVRNSLLLSPMPTASTAQILGNNESIEPYTSNIYTRRVLSGEFQVVNPHLLKDLTERGLWNEGMKNQIIAHNGSIQNIPEIPDDLKQLYKTVWEISQKTVLKMAADRGAFIDQSQSLNIHIAEPNYGKLTSMHFYGWKQGLKTGMYYLRTKPAANPIQFTLNKEKLREREKASREEEEKERNKAAMVCSLENRDECIMCGS, translated from the exons ATGCACGTCGTCAAGCGGG ATGGACGTCAAGAGCGCGTCATGTTTGACAAGATCACGTCGCGCATCCAGAAGCTTTGCTATGGCCTCAATGCTGACTTCGTCGATCCT gcCCAGATCACCATGAAGGTGATTCAGGGGCTGTACAGTGGTGTCACAACGGTGGAACTGGATACACTGGCTGCTGAAACGGCCGCAACCTTGACCACCAAACACCCGGACTATGCTATCCTGGCAGCAAGGATTGCGGTGTCCAATTTGCACAAAGAAACTAAGAAAGTATTCAGTG ATGTGATGGATGATCTCTACAACTACATAAACCCTCACAATGGGAAGCACTCACCAATGGTCTCCAAAGAAACTCTAGACATAGTTTTGGCCAACAAAGAT CGCCTGAATTCTGCCATTATCTATGACAGAGACTTCTCCTACAACTATTTTGGTTTTAAG ACTCTAGAACGTTCCTACTTGCTGAAAATCAACTCAAAAG TTGCTGAGCGTCCTCAGCATATGTTGATGAGAGTATCGGTGGGGATCCACAAAAATGACATTGATGCTGCAATTGAAACCTACAATCTTCTCTCTGAAAGGTGGTTTACCCATGCCTCCCCCACGTTATTCAATGCAGGTACCAACCGGCCTCAACTTTCCAG ttGTTTCCTGCTGTGCATGAAGGATGACAGCATTGAAGGAATCTATGACACTCTCAAGCAGTGTGCACTGATCTCAAAGTCTGCTGGTGGGATTGGCCTTGCTGTGAGCTGTATCAGAGCCACGGGCAGCTATATTGCTGGG ACAAATGGAAATTCCAATGGGCTTGTTCCAATGCTGAGGGTCTACAACAACACTGCTCGTTATGTGGATCAAGGTGGAAACAAG AGACCTGGGGCTTTTGCCATCTACCTGGAGCCATGGCATTTGGATATCTTTGAGTTTCTTGACTTAAAGAAGAACACTGGGAAAGAAGAGCAGCGAGCCAGAGACCTTTTCTTTGCCCTCTGGATTCCTGATCTCTTCATGAAGCGAGTTGAAACCAACCAG GACTGGTCCTTAATGTGTCCAAATGAGTGTCCTGGCCTAGATGAGGTTTGGGGAGAGGAATTTGAGAAACTATATGAGAG TTATGAGAAGCAGGGCCGTGTCCGCAGAGTGGTGAAGGCCCAGCAGCTGTGGTACGCTATCATTGAATCACAGACGGAGACTGGCACACCATACATGCTCTACAAAGACTCTTGCAACCGAAAGAGCAATCAGCAGAACTTGGGGACCATCAAATGCAGCAATCTGTGTACAGAAATAGTGGAGTATACCAGCAAAGATGAG GTTGCAGTTTGTAATTTGGCCTCTATAGCCCTGAACATGTACGTCACTTCAGAGCATACGTATGATTTCAAGAAGCTAGCTGAGGTCACTAAAGTTATTGTCCGAAACCTGAACAAAATCATTGATATCAACTACTACCCTGTGCCAGAG GCTGAACGTTCCAACAGACGCCATCGTCCCATTGGCATTGGTGTGCAGGGCCTGGCAGATGCTTTCATTTTGATGAGGTACCCTTTTGAAAGTCCTGAGGCCCAGCGCTTGAACCAGCAGATTTTTGAGACCATTTATTATGGTGCTTTGGAAGCCAGCTGTGAACTTGCCAAGGAGCAAGGACCGTACGAAACGTATGAGGGTTCTCCCGTCAGTAAAGGA ATTCTTCAGTATGACATGTGGAAGGTCACCCCATCTGATCTTTGGGACTGGAAGGCTTTAAAGGAGAAGATTGCTAA ATATGGTGTCAGAAACagccttctcctttctcccatGCCAACTGCTTCCACTGCTCAGATCTTGGGCAACAACGAATCCATTGAGCCCTACACCAGTAACATCTACACACGCAGAGTCCTCTCAGGAGAGTTTCAG GTGGTGAATCCGCACTTGTTGAAAGATCTCACAGAGAGGGGCCTGTGGAATGAGGGGATGAAAAACCAAATCATTGCCCACAACGGCTCTATCCAG AATATACCTGAGATTCCTGATGACTTGAAACAGCTCTATAAGACAGTGTGGGAGATATCCCAGAAAACTGTCCTCAAGATGGCAGCAGACAGAGGCGCTTTCATTGACCAGAGCCAGTCTCTCAACATCCATATTGCAGAACCCAACTACGGCAAACTCACCAGCATGCACTTCTATGGGTGGAAGCAG GGTCTGAAGACTGGCATGTACTATCTAAGGACAAAACCAGCTGCTAACCCCATCCAGTTCACTCTGAACAAAGAGAAACTCAGAGAGCGAGAGAAGGCCtccagggaagaggaagagaaggagaggaataAAGCAGCCATGGTGTGTTCCCTGGAGAACCGGGATGAGTGTATAATGTGTGGCTCCTAA